TCCGCAGACAATTTCTGTTCCTATGGGATTTGCaggataaaattttttttatatcttttctcGGGTCACAAAATATCGTGCCAAATTGATTCTGTGGTTAAAGCGACAAGAAGGGACAGATGGACAGGCAGAGTTAGTTTCgcatttaagtatatattagtttataatacCTACGACATATCCGTAAAAtttcttgtatataaaaaaaaattataataataaatctttatttcaacttgatatttgtacaatttgatTGAGAGGCTCTGACCCTCTTGCTAGGTATAACCTGTGTTAAGAGGGCCAGTCCCTTCCCTGCTCATTATACACTTGTaggtaaaaaaattttaaacgttaaaagatagaaaaaataaaacaaaaactaaaaattgttatataaaagcaaaaaggCGGGAAAGCCAACCCTATGAATGTtgagtgtgtgtgtctgtgagtgtgcgtgtgtgcgtgaaTGTGCGTTGAGCGTGCGCGCGTGCACGTgtgatatagatattttaaggTGTTGATaatcatttgaataaatttaaatttttaaacagtaGATATCCCctaatagtattttaaattaaaatgtaatatcaaTTAATGGGGTACCAACAGCATATTAAGGATCTTTGAAACTCAACTGGCCAATTAGTAAGTTGAATTTGATTCTGATTTAAtcgtacattaattatataatgttaatattaaaacatttttctctATTTCCATAGCCACGTGATTTGTTTCTACCTGTACACacacagattaagaactagttaGCATAAACTGGGTCAGGAATGTACACGTATATATTTCTGACTCTGTGACGGACAATTAAACTtaccagtatataagtgtataatctatgattAAACTCACCCAATCTAGACTACTTTGTATGGATGTAAGCTACATGAATACATGAAAATCGTTCATTACGTACTAGAGTATACGACTTCACTCGAACGGAATCCGTATAAAAGTCTATATTATGCTAAACcagaatatgttaaaaaaagcagtggtggctctgTGGTGAGAGCCTCGGATTTCAAAATTgttaagtcgaggttcgagaccgagcaagtgtgcaggaaataaattcatttttcaatttatctgcgcatgtagatagcatcaccactgcttaaaacggtgaaggaaaacatcgtgaggaaaccggcatgtccgaaaATCATAAGTTCGttcgacatctgccaacccgcacttggccagcgtggtggattatggcctgaaccctcataggagacctgtgtcccagcaatgggaaaatataagggctgatgataatgatgatgaaaatgaaaattatgtatatctttcatataaattgttgcattattattattttaatatttatcacacCTAGGAAAGGACGAAAACTCATACGGTAATCCATTGTTAACCATACAGGCATCCATTGTTAACCAAAATTATGTGGACTCAGTGTAGACTTAacaagttaaaatttaaagagtaTACCTAATACTCGAACTAAAATTTCCATGTTGAGAATAagagcataaatatatttaatatattaccagtaccaaacaataaataaatatttatcttaagaTATGTATAAAGATTATCAGATatatcattacatagtataaagtcGTTTTccgcgtctgtatgtatttatgcctagatctttaaaactacacaagggatattgatggtttttttttaatagatagagtgtttcaagagaaaggtttatatatactacAACTAGCAGACCCAGCAAACGATGTTCtaccttattcttatcatttaggattatcaaaaatagattttggctgactctcagacctacccgatatgcacacaaaatttcatttgaatcggtCCACGCCTTTCGGAGGAGTAGGGTAACTAACATTTAGACacgagaattatatatataagaagaagaATAACTTCAATTCAACCATTTCGAATTTAAGTTGTGGACAACAGCGATAAGCTAGTCTTTGATAAGGAAGAGTCAAATATCTATCTTATCTATTAATAACTACCCATAGTTATTAGTGTTCCTAGGTTACCCTACCCTATCGTGATCACCATTATTCGATTGtggcttatttaaatatttttttaacaaaaaacagacCACCTCAAATTGTTAAACAGACCAATTTCAATGGACCGAAATGCAAAtaacagttattaaaaaaataaataaaaaatcggttCGCTCAGTAATGTTACgaggtaacaaataaaataaatatacagtctGATTGATAACCTTCTCCTTTTATTGAAGTTAATCTAGTTCTAATgtatgtgtaattaaaaagtaaattgttgttttgcagtttatacaaattactatttatcatcagaaaaaaatatattccagtCTAGTTCTTATACctattgtaattgaaaataataattgctttgctattaaaaataaattactacaaTTACCTCAGTAAGACCTgagtaaaacatataaattatcaaagaCTATCTGTAAtcatctcatcatcatcacacaATGATTGAGCACACTAATTATTGctattaattaagtatttcaaATGGCTTCTTTGTTAAagcatacatttttcaatcaaaggattataaagatattattaatatcctCCTCGGAACCTCACATTACTGTTCCACAAATATGAGATGACAAAGCAATTTGGTGAGCAGTtagaatttacaataatataattgcaatttaattttaaaaataataaacaaattcgtTGGTACAGGTTTTTTTATACAGCCTTGAAATTCTGtcattttgtgtttgaaaatattatatacacataaatgtATATCCTTATCTAATAGTAAATACAAAGCAcggaattaatttaatcaaataaataatcaaatgctAATAATGACATCTAACTACGTAATAATAACTGCTTATTTACTACCAATAACCATTAATCTGTCTTGTAGCCGAGGTCTCGTGTCCATTTTATAGTGTTTTCTTAATCatgcttttatattcaatgtagGTCGCTTATACACTAATGGTCCAGGAGCCAGGTACATTTAGTACATAATTAGGCCAGCTCGTTAGGTGGAAGGTGGAACATCCTCACAGAAGATcggcataaaataataacatgcgAATGTATTGTGTTTCATGAGATGATTGCGAGCTGAAGGCGGGACCCATATCATTTTTTTCACCTCTTTTCCCTATCCATTCCTTCAGATCTGCTGTTTATCTATTCCTGATTCACAATAAAAGCGAGCAAAGcagatttctaaatataaaaaaaaaacaaaaacgcaAAATTACACCGACTATATCGATTTCATCGTTTGAAAGCGCTTGAATAAGGCTTATTGGGACGCTGCTTTCCTTGCGAATATTACAATGAATTAAACGTTTTATCTCAAAATCTACTGAAGCCATTTTGCTAAATCTTGAACTGGGTTGGAGTCTAATCAACACAACTAGAatcaaagaagtcagttaatAACTCGTGTCTACGTAATGTGTCTATAAGTTATTGAAGATTACCTATTTACGCATTTACCTATGTCGCACAAATTGTGGTTTTGAAATGTTACACGGGTAAGcatatttaagttatattgttattcaaaGCACGTGATTTCAACTTTAAGAAGGCGTCCGCGACGTCGCTAAGCTAGGTAGGTAGATAATGTTGTACatgtaatcattaattatttttttcttttttaatcttaatatttaaagaaaataaaattagacaGATAGTTTActattagtaaaaataaataaattttctgatTGCTGACTTAGGTAGGTATNNNNNNNNNNNNNNNNNNNNNNNNNNNNNNNNNNNNNNNNNNNNNNNNNNNNNNNNNNNNNNNNNNNNNNNNNNNNNNNNNNNNNNNNNNNNNNNNNNNNNNNNNNNNNNNNNNNNNNNNNNNNNNNNNNNNNNNNNNNNNNNNNNNNNNNNNNNNNNNNNNNNNNNNNNNNNNNNNNNNNNNNNNNNNNNNNNNNNNNNNNNNNNNNNNNNNNNNNNNNNNNNNNNNNNNNNNNNNNNNNNNNNNNNNNNNNNNNNNNNNNNNNNNNNNNNNNNNNNNNNNNNNNNNNNNNNNNNNNNNNNNNNNNNNNNNNNNNNNNNNNNNNNNNNNNNNNNNNNNNNNNNNNNNNNNNNNNNNNNNNNNNNNNNNNNNNNNNNNNNNNNNNNNNNNNNNNNNNNNNNNNNNNNNNNNNNNNNNNNNNNNNNNNNNNNNNNNNNNNNNNNNNNNNNNNNNNNNNNNNNNNNNNNNNNNNNNNNNNNNNNNNNNNNNNNNNNNNNNNNNNNNNNNNNNNNNNNNNNNNNNNNNNNNNNNNNNNNNNNNNNNNNNNNNNNNNNNNNNNNNNNNNNNNNNNNNNNNNNNNNNNNNNNNNNNNNNNNNNNNNNNNNNNNNNNNNNNNNNNNNNNNNNNNNNNNNNNNNNNNNNNNNNNNNNNNNNNNNNNNNNNNNNNNNNNNNNNNNNNNNNNNNNNNNNNNNNNNNNNNNNNNNNNNNNNNNNNNNNNNNNNNNNNNNNNNNNNNNNNNNNNNNNNNNNNNNNNNNNNNNNNNNNNNNNNNNNNNNNNNNNNNNNNNNNNNNNNNNNNNNNNNNNNNNNNNNNNNNNNNNNNNNNNNNNNNNNNNNNNNNNNNNNNNNNNNNNNNNNNNNNNNNNNNNNNNNNNNNNNNNNNNNNNNNNNNNNNNNNNNNNNNNNNNNNNNNNNNNNNNNNNNNNNNNNNNNNNNNNNNNNNNNNNNNNNNNNNNNNNNNNNNNNNNNNNNNNNNNNNNNNNNNNNNNNNNNNNNNNNNAGGTCATCGGCATATAGGTGATACTTACACTTCTCTACACAGTATGTGATGTCTGccgaatacaaaataaataacaatattatacagtatataTAACACTTCGCCCCGGCTACCCATTTTTAGAGATGGTATTGTCCATTACagtttcttaataatattttccatcTCGATaagttgaaattttaaacaaaaatagaccCATTTTGATTCTAAAATAAACGTCGTAAAAAACAAGTAGTGTCAGGGGCTGGTCATAAAATACGTTCGCATAGGAAGGTTACAGAAAGAAACAGATTGacaactttaaattggaaagggattaaaaGAGGATTGCCGAGAGGAATAAatgaaaggactgggaagagcAAGAAAAAGGAGATTAGCCTGTGGCTGTTGATTTTAATGTGATGTATTTTTTGAACGGCCTCTTAATTTTGTCATATGCTTGTTGACTTCTTACAGAACAGCAAATAAAGTCTGCGACCGAAAAGActgttgaaaaataatgaatgattcTTATGTGTATCTTAAAGTAAcaaacgtttattattttttgtttttatcaaaaatcgCTAGATCCGATCGCCGGATCCGATTTATGATTACCGGATTCGTTTTTCCGGATTTCTTTATGTAATCCTTTGTACCACTGTTTGATATTCATTTAGAGTATGCcgtactaataaataaattttaataaaatacaggtattattatattactgctCGATCTTTGACCTAAACGCCAAGTTCTCAATAAAAGCCATGGTCTTCAACGTAGTTTGTCATATTACacgtattgtaaaataaaatgtataataaaagctacattatttttagtcATAATATTAACCAAGTTACCTCTAAGCAcatgcaaaaatataaattagtgaTATCAAGAATATTATAGGTAGACAGGAAATTTGCactgatgaaataaaatacggCCTTGATATTTACAGAcaactttcattttaaaacaacatgGGGATACACTTGGGAAAGTGCTTAAATTCTTAACCATTTTCACATGTAGAACATATTCCACGAAATTTTCCGCGTTTAAAAGCATATCTcacattttatcataatatcccgatttataaaaatttaaatatttctccaAGATTTTAGTAGTTAGGTACTAGATATCCGCCCGCGGCACCATAACAAAAGTCAATCCCGGGATTTTCTCCGCATTGTTTccgatttccgggataaaaactatcctatgtcctgtCTCGGGTCAAAAACTTTGtgacaaatttcatacaaatcaaCCCTATGATTACAATGCGCCTTCaagcaaacatacaaacaaacccttcaattttatatatataaagtatatagttATAGTATAACAATATCTATAATCCTATAGGTACTTAGTAGAAAATGCAAATTggcaataacaaaaaaataaatcattcattTTATCGTTATTTTCTTGTAATAATACCAaccacatatataatataataacacataggtaccaattaattattctattctatatcttcaccgtttcaagccgtggtgatgttatccacaatAATGccataataattgaattatactCATAACATAATTTGTTTCAGAGTTTCTTCCGCTCTTACAATACTTTCAAAAAACCTACGGCGACGCTGTCCGGGTTCATTTGTTTAACCAGCCATACGTTGTCTTGTATCATCCGAAATATATTGAGGtatatataacatctattgATTACTAttaccgcctccttggcacagtgaTTAACGAGTGAGCGTAGGGGTCCTGGGTTTGATTCCCGATggagacgcacaaaaaaaaatactcggtctggcaggacacagaaggcttaTCACCTAATCCATACCCCACATAGGGAAAATGTAACTTCACTTCTTAttcattactataaatatatctctCCAGTATATctccataaataataaataattggtcCAGCTCGCATCGAGGTTATCTATAACCAAGAGCGGGAAACGCATATGCAGAGACCCTACCTCTGCCAATGTTCATAGTTGATGGTGATCGATTACCATcgggtgaaccaccagctcggtttctcgctctaacataaaaaaatctcagaTTCACGATACTTGATTACGGTCAGTAGGTAGATATCAAGTCTTTTgaaaacacacacaaaagcccttaaaattattattagccattatatttattattatataaacaaactacTTCTCGACTTAAATATCACTAAGAAAATTATCTAGTTACAAGGATACACGTGTTAGTTTACATGGTAAATATCAATGAGTAGCGATATcttatgctatattttatatatgtatttaaatatgttaattacagGAGTGCCTTCGTATCGTATTTGTCAATTAATCAAGACAAATATGTGGTCAAtcttattcattcattaattcacgcattacatttatctttaatcataaaaatatgttaatcactggtcaattttaaaatatgtaattgagTTGTTCTCAAATAATATAGAAGTtcatttattactaattattcGTAAGAAATGggaacatatattaataaacatgcaTTTTTCAGCCCTTAATATCACATTCCGAATTGATAACGAAAGGAAAATCGTACGATTTTTTACATGACTGGCTTGGTTTTGGACTTCTGACCTCAACAGGTAAAGgcaaataaacttaaatttgaaatcaaagtactttaataatattaatgaataacgTGAGTATTggattaaaacataaatatatatgtattttcaaatgtaaaaaaaaggaCTCTTTACTTCTTgtggaatttattttattttaatgaaaacaatatatttaaagaagattttgtttatttcaggCAACAGATGGCGTATGCACCGCAAATTTCTGACGCCCGCATtccattttaacattttgcaAAATTTTTTGCCCGTCTTTTTAAAAAACGAGAAAGTACTCATCAATAAACTGAAATCGACATATTGTAACGAAATACCGTTTGATCTTTTTCCTATCATAGCTCTGAATGCACTGGATAATGTGACGGgtgagaaaaatataatattattccattattaacttttttccATATTGTACTGCACTCTAGCTTtgaatttcgttttaaatttatttcattttgattggcaatatattacaattgctTCATAAATCATACcgatatattcatattatctaAGAACTGTGTtatctatttttgtttaccaattaatcttttaaattaacaatacgTTTCATTTTCGCCAGAATCTGTTATGGGTGTATCTATTAATGCACAAGATAACAGTAATTCAAAATACGTTAAATCTATTGAAGCGTAAGTTACTTcatgtacttataaataatcattatataaattgtaacttATTTCTAAAGATTTTTCTAAACTTTCTTTTAGtttgacaaaaatattatctttaagaATGCGTAATCCGTTCATGGGTGAAgatgcaatatttaaaataacaaggTATAACAGAACACAACAAGAAGCTTTAAGTGTATTACACGGGTATActaagaaaattattgaacTACGAAAGAGGGAACTGCAAGAAGCCAACATTCACACGCTAGAAGATAACGCTGAGCTtggtaattattatgtttttatttttaaaataaaatacatgaaattgaaaatataaaatgtgagTACAACATATTTATCTAACTCGCCATAAACCTATAAGTAAGGGACCCTAAGATAGACCATTTTCATCAGCATcccttaaataaaaactatttaaaattacgagGGTAAAACTTTGAATTATCGACATCTAAGTGATAGATTTGTGAGTAGAGCAAAACCGCatcattatgaataatatgaatgcacacaaattattatataatttatgtaaattatgtaataaattactgaCCTTGcactttataaatgttattaacatGAACATTTCCTTATCTTAACGTACCTGTCTTTcaggtattaaaaataaacacgccTTTTTGGATTTATTGCTCTTGTCTGAAATTGATGGggtaaaaattaatgatgaaCAAGTGCGTGAAGAAGTTGACACATTTATGTTTGAGGTAATGTAtagttatatgtaattttgtatgtggtagtcgagcacgatTCGGTAcaaattgggctagctcgcaccgggataGTACCCCAAAGaaaaccggtgtgaaatagcatactgctttgttcgttcggtgaatgggggagccAGATGCTCAAACCCTTtccctcacccttcccagtcctttcctatATTCTTCTCGTCAATCATTTCTTCATCCCTTTCCAATCTGAAGTcggcaatttatttatagaggtgtaaggtctgcaatcgaccttacgcctctccaaatgttcatgggtggtagtagcgcttaccatcaggcgactcaccagctccattgccgacgatgacttaaaaaaaaaataataataaatatatatactttttataatataatacgaaataatcttttatattatttatgtttttctaaACATGCCTTTAAagggtttaaaaaaataagctcAATATTCATGAACTCTTTGTCTTTGGAAGTTTTACAATCTTTGCTACattcatctatactaataatgtaaaactgaagagtttgtttatttgcatggttggttgaacgcgctaattttAGGAACTATCTCAGgaactggtccgttttgaaaaattatttcagtgtaacatagcacatttattgaggaaagcttTAGGACATATGACAGGTACTACCGGTAAAGCCGCGGGGCACAACTAGTATTATGTATGAGTGTATTAATTTAGCCTAAATTTAAATCCTTCAAATCCCTCTCCTTCATTTTCCATAATAAGATCTCATCAAATCTTACTACTATCAGTTTTGAGTTCGTTACTATGTGACGTACCTCGAGttatatctaaaattaatataacgttACAATTACTTAACAACTGATAATAAACTATTCATAaagtatgagaaattttgaaagaatagaaaaatttgatcacgaggcaggatacgaacctgcgtttcttgcctaaccgtagcaacgcctagcctctcggccacccgtgatccctgcctcgtgatcaaattttttctattcattcaaaatttctcatttataaagcatttcaatgctataaaactaaaaattaaatattcataaagtattcatacaataataataaatttaatagggCCATGACACAACGACGTCAGGCATATGCTTCGCATTATTTTGTGTGTCCAAGCACGTGGATGTACAGGAAAAGATTTTAGATGAACAAAAACGAATTCTTGGCGATGATCTGAGCAGGGATCCTACTTACAGGTAgactatttgttaataaagcgtataattttctatatttctcTATTCTATTTTCACgtcacataatataaattctatctATTTGCAGTGATTTgcaacaaatgaaatatttagagCTGGTAATTAAAGAATCTTTAAGAATATTTCCCTCTGTACCTCTAATAGAGAGACTTATTACAAAGGACTCGGGTAAGTTGTTCAAAAACAAACATCGTTcttatgtgtgtatttttatttacataatgtattCCACAATTTTCCtcgtttaatgtatttattatatataaaaaatgcttaataatattttattcgtcgTTCttcaattgttaaatttaaagtagGTATCTAAATTAAAGGATTTATTTCACTAAATATTACCAACAGACTGAAATACAAGAAGAATAAcacttgaatatatttaacgcgctctttatttttttcttagtaTTAGCCGGGTTACGAATAAAGAAGAACACATCAGTAATCGTAGATATAATTCATATGCAAAGAAGTCCGGCTTTGTATGAAAACCCAATGGAGTTTCGGCCCGAGAGGTTCACTGAGTCTGCTGCCATGTCTGGGAAGAATGCTTTCTCGTGGCTCGCATTCAGTGCCGGTCCTAGGAACTGTATTGGTAGGAACTTTTGTACCTAATAAACGTAGTACTACCAGGACAATTTTGGGTATCACTTTGGAGAAAAAAATGAGCTTACGTCCCATTTTCAGATCTCCTGAATATAAAATCGGTCAATCCCTTTTAAAGTGATTgagttttactttaattttgtgCCAAAATGTGCTATAGGTAGAAATCTATGATGGATCAATAAAGGTTTTTGTGGTATGTCTGCGATTTCTCGGCGCTTTCTCATGACCCGtaactaataaaatgttgtattaaat
The sequence above is a segment of the Zerene cesonia ecotype Mississippi chromosome 17, Zerene_cesonia_1.1, whole genome shotgun sequence genome. Coding sequences within it:
- the LOC119833550 gene encoding cytochrome P450 4d2-like translates to MIAILIFIAFILILLISWISLLKDSKCYNIPGPTPLPIVGNGHLFATRATEFLPLLQYFQKTYGDAVRVHLFNQPYVVLYHPKYIEPLISHSELITKGKSYDFLHDWLGFGLLTSTGNRWRMHRKFLTPAFHFNILQNFLPVFLKNEKVLINKLKSTYCNEIPFDLFPIIALNALDNVTESVMGVSINAQDNSNSKYVKSIEALTKILSLRMRNPFMGEDAIFKITRYNRTQQEALSVLHGYTKKIIELRKRELQEANIHTLEDNAELGIKNKHAFLDLLLLSEIDGVKINDEQVREEVDTFMFEGHDTTTSGICFALFCVSKHVDVQEKILDEQKRILGDDLSRDPTYSDLQQMKYLELVIKESLRIFPSVPLIERLITKDSVLAGLRIKKNTSVIVDIIHMQRSPALYENPMEFRPERFTESAAMSGKNAFSWLAFSAGPRNCIGQKFAMMELKITLAGIIKNFKVLPVDMEPQLCSDLVLRSENGVQIKLSPRI